The Stackebrandtia nassauensis DSM 44728 genome includes the window CGGCAGGGTGACGATCGGGGCGCCGACGGCGGACGATGCGGTGGGTTCATCGCTGGTGTGGCTGAACGGATCGGCGTAGGCGAGTCCGCCAGTGGCCGTGAGCAGCACGGCCAGCCCGGCGACGGCGATACGTTTTCGCATATTGACCTTTCTGTTGGTACCCGCCGCGAAAACGGTGGGTACCAACAGAAACGAGGTCAGGAGTGCGGTTCGGGTGACACCCAGGTGAAGTTGAGGGACCGTTCGAAGTTGACGTACCCGGCGGCGTGGCCGCAGGGGCAGATCGGGGGAGGGCATGTCGGGTTACTTTTCGTTGCCGCGAGGTCATGGAACGCTCTCGGGTTCGCGCTTGGTGCGCCCATGAGCTGCGTCAAGACTGAGATACGCGACATAGGAGGGCGGTCGCGTACGCGACCGCCCCCTTCTCGGTGGAAACCGGAGGACGCTACTGGCGGTGCACCCGGACGTAGTCGATCGCCATCGATTCCTCGTCCACGGTCGGCGGGATGTCGGCGAAGACGAACATGTCCAACACGAGCGCGCCCTCGCCCTCGTGCGGGCCGCCCCGGCAGATCTCCTCGCCGTCGAGGTACCAGACGGTCTCGTCGGGGCCGAGCTGCTGGCCGATGGTGTGCCAGCCCTTGTTGAGGTCTTCCTTGGCGTTGTAGGTGCAGCCGGAGTCGGAGAAGTGGTTGGTCAGGTACAGCGCCCGCGGGTTGTCGCTGTAGTACTCGTAGGTGTCCTGTTCGTTGGAGCCGTTGCCGTTCCAGGTCCAGGTCGACGGCCAGAAACCGGCCTCGTCGGGCAGCTGGAGCCGGGTCTCGACGTAGTCACCGGCCTTGACGCTGAAGGGCTTGGCGGGTTCGTGGCCGCAGGCCTGGCCGGTGGAGATGAGGCCGCTGGACCATTCGTAGCCGGACTGCGGGTTGTCGCGGCGGGCGGTGATGGACAGCTGGCCGTCGGCGACCGACAGCGCGTCCCAGGTGTGCCACTCCAGCTGCTTGTTTCCCTTGTTGCCCAGGCACTGGTCGGCTTCGGCGTCGGAGTGGATCGACCACTTGGACTTGTCGATGGCGTCGCCGTCGAACTCGTCGGCGAAGGCTGTGGGCCACTGGCTGCCCGGGGCGCCCTTGGTGTCGGCCAGGGCCGGGTAACCGATCGCGGCGGTGGCGCCGAGGATGACGGTTACCGACAGGGAAATGGCCAAGGTTCGTTTCTTCACCGAATGTCCGCTTTCTGTAGTTGTGGTCGATGTAGATCCTGACGGTGGATTCCCGGTAGGTCAACGCGCAACACTCCTGGTAGTGGGGCGTTTATGGGATCAAAGAGCGTCGATGCCTCAGCTGAGCTGGCCGTAGCCGACCGTCACACCCCCAACCGCCGCTGTGAAGCTTCCTTAGAGCTGCGTGGCAACTGCAGCCGCATGTCCTTTGCGAGGGTGAGGACGGCCGCCAGGATTGGCCTCGCGTTACCGATGGAGGAGGTGCCAGATGCGCAGCAGGGACTTCTAAAGCCGGCACAAGTTATCAGCAGCAGCTTCGATCGAAGGAGGTGTCGGATGCGCGGTAGGGACCAGTAAAGCGTTCATCGGCCGTCGGTCCATATCCGACGCCGATCGCGCGGTCCCGGGCCGGTCACAGGTCGCCGGCCCGGGACCGCGCATGCCATGACCTTTGAGGAATCAGGAGACAGCCGATGGTCGACACGCCCACCCGAGTCCGGTATCGCGACGTGTTCGCGGTGCGCGAGTTCCGCGCGCTGTGGCTCGCGGAACTGCTGTCCATCTGCGGCGACCAGCTGGCCAGGGTGGCGCTGTCGGTCATGGTGTTCAACAGCACCTCCTCGGCCACCCTCACCGGTCTGACCTACGGCCTGACATACGCACCGTCCCTCGTGGGCGGAATCCTCCTGACCGGTATCGCCGACCGGTTTCCGCGCCGCACCGTCATGGCCGTCGTCGACCTGTTGCGCGCCGCGCTGATCCTGCTGGTCGTGATACCGGGGATGCCGTTTTGGGGACTGTGTGTCCTGGTCGGATCGGTGTCGCTGCTGAACCCGGTGTTCAAGGCGGCGCAGCTGGCGGTGCTGCCCGACATGCTGCCCGGGGACCGGTTCGCGGTCGGCATGGCCATCCGGCAGATGACGATCCAGTTCGCGCAGCTGCTGGGATTCGCCGGTGGCGGACTGCTGATCGCCGTCGTCAGCGCGCACACCGCGCTGGTCGCGGACTCGGCGACGTTCCTGGCGTCGGCGCTGTTCGTGTGGACCGGGCTGCGGGCCCGCCCCGCGGCGGTCGACACCGCGACGAGCCGTCCCGGCTGGCTGTCGGCCATGAGCCGGGGCGCTCGACTGGCCTTCACCGACCGCGGCCTGCGCACCCTCATGCTGCTGGGCTGGCTGATGGCGGTGATCACCGTCTACGAGGGACTCGCGGCCCCGTACGCCGCGGACCTCGGCGGCGGTTCGGCGTACACCGGGCTGCTGCTGGCCGCCGATCCGCTCGGCGGTGTCATCGGCGCGTACCTGTTCGGCCGCTGGGTGCCCGCGTGGCTGCGTCCCCGGCTGGTGGGGACGCTGGCCATCGTGGCCGCGGGCCTGCTGGGCGGTTGCCTGCTGCGGCCGGGTCTGCCCGGCTCGCTGCTGCTGTTCGTGGTGTGCGGCGGCCTGGGGACGATCGTGGTCATGCAGGCGTCCACCACGTTCACCACGGCGGTGCCGGACGAGCACCGCGGCCAGGTCGTCGGACTGTCGAACACCGGGCTGTCCACGGCCTCGGGGGCCAGTCCGCTGCTGGCGGGCATGATCGCCGACGAGATCGGGGCGGTGGAGACGGTGGGCTGGTTCGGTCTGGCCAGCGCGGCCCTGGCGGTGCCGCTGAGCATCGCGTGGTGGCGCACCTACCGTGGCGACCGGCGACGGTGGACGCCCGAGGAGTAAAACGCGATACCGCTTGGACCTACGGCGAATATGGTGTGATTGTAGAGC containing:
- a CDS encoding glycoside hydrolase family 16 protein; this encodes MKKRTLAISLSVTVILGATAAIGYPALADTKGAPGSQWPTAFADEFDGDAIDKSKWSIHSDAEADQCLGNKGNKQLEWHTWDALSVADGQLSITARRDNPQSGYEWSSGLISTGQACGHEPAKPFSVKAGDYVETRLQLPDEAGFWPSTWTWNGNGSNEQDTYEYYSDNPRALYLTNHFSDSGCTYNAKEDLNKGWHTIGQQLGPDETVWYLDGEEICRGGPHEGEGALVLDMFVFADIPPTVDEESMAIDYVRVHRQ
- a CDS encoding MFS transporter, producing MVDTPTRVRYRDVFAVREFRALWLAELLSICGDQLARVALSVMVFNSTSSATLTGLTYGLTYAPSLVGGILLTGIADRFPRRTVMAVVDLLRAALILLVVIPGMPFWGLCVLVGSVSLLNPVFKAAQLAVLPDMLPGDRFAVGMAIRQMTIQFAQLLGFAGGGLLIAVVSAHTALVADSATFLASALFVWTGLRARPAAVDTATSRPGWLSAMSRGARLAFTDRGLRTLMLLGWLMAVITVYEGLAAPYAADLGGGSAYTGLLLAADPLGGVIGAYLFGRWVPAWLRPRLVGTLAIVAAGLLGGCLLRPGLPGSLLLFVVCGGLGTIVVMQASTTFTTAVPDEHRGQVVGLSNTGLSTASGASPLLAGMIADEIGAVETVGWFGLASAALAVPLSIAWWRTYRGDRRRWTPEE